A genome region from Solanum pennellii chromosome 12, SPENNV200 includes the following:
- the LOC107006127 gene encoding uncharacterized protein LOC107006127 codes for MSKLGIGIVESLIKYNKETWCKAFIQTFSKYDSIDNNMAESFNSWILGPRNKTIVTMLEEIRVKVMSRVSKSRAFAETWTDGISPMAMMVFNTNVTKSMQCNIEWNGDVGFEVLEVVYKHTVNLGQQKCSCRSWELKGIPCAHDIAAMNHLNVDASQAISSWYRKDTYMKTYSHFIQPVPNMEMWPESRNPMVEPPEAREMSGRTPKNRRREIGEVRKAGKLPRMGTVMTCSLCKGTNHNKRNCPKNP; via the coding sequence ATGTCCAAGCTGGGAATAGGTATTGTTGAATCCCTTATCAAATACAACAAGGAGACATGGTGCAAAGCTTTtattcaaacattttcaaagtATGATAGTATAGATAACAACATGGCAGAGAGTTTCAATTCTTGGATCTTGGGACCTAGGAACAAGACCATTGTAACTATGTTGGAAGAAATTAGAGTTAAGGTGATGAGTAGAGTGAGTAAGTCAAGAGCATTTGCTGAAACATGGACAGATGGAATAtctccaatggcaatgatggtatTCAATACAAATGTAACAAAATCAATGCAGTGCAACATTGAATGGAATGGTGATGTTGGATTTGAAGTGTTAGAAGTGGTATACAAGCATACTGTGAACTTGGGTCAACAAAAATGTAGTTGCAGATCATGGGAATTAAAAGGTATCCCATGTGCACATGATATAGCAGCAATGAACCACTTGAACGTGGATGCATCACAAGCAATATCTAGTTGGTATAGAAAAGACACATATATGAAGACATATTCTCATTTCATTCAACCAGTCCCAAACATGGAAATGTGGCCTGAAAGTAGAAACCCAATGGTTGAACCACCTGAGGCAAGAGAAATGTCTGGTAGGACACCAAAGaacagaagaagagaaattggtgAAGTGAGAAAAGCTGGAAAGTTGCCAAGAATGGGGACAGTAATGACATGTTCACTTTGCAAAGGAACAAATCATAACAAGAGAAATTGTCCAAAAAATCCTTAA